In Streptomyces sp. V4I8, one genomic interval encodes:
- a CDS encoding glycosyltransferase family 4 protein, with translation MPQDLPSPRAGTTGSVPAAVPARGSLAASGEPALRVPRRIVFLARRDLANPAAGGSELLVDRLAQGLTASGHEVTLLCGGPAAHRDYRVVSAGGDLTHFLRARRAFARQIGDCDLLVEVCNGMPYLAPLWHDGPTLCLVNHVHSDLWQLRYPGPLAPLGRRLEHWALAGAHRRNLTVAMSGSTATALHAIGVDPDRIRIVHSGVEEPGPLLPKSPQPLFVAVGRLVEYKRIDLLLRLWNLVRPVTGGRLVIIGDGPERTRLQAMAGDGVVFTGRVSEQTKHRLLCQAWLLLHPSLVEGWGLVITEAAARHTPAIGFDIPGLRDSITHQITGHLADGESSFAAAWCTLTLNHHHRTTLGHTAAQHATRYRWHRTVRHFRTAATEAYHTHTTPDR, from the coding sequence ATGCCCCAGGACTTACCTTCGCCGCGTGCCGGGACGACCGGTAGTGTTCCGGCTGCCGTCCCTGCCCGTGGCTCACTGGCCGCGTCGGGTGAACCCGCCCTGCGGGTACCCCGGCGGATCGTGTTCCTGGCCCGCCGGGACCTGGCGAACCCCGCCGCCGGGGGCTCCGAACTGCTCGTGGACCGGCTGGCCCAGGGACTGACCGCCAGCGGCCACGAGGTCACCCTGCTGTGCGGGGGACCAGCCGCACACCGCGACTACCGGGTCGTGTCCGCCGGCGGTGACCTCACCCACTTCCTGCGCGCCCGACGCGCCTTCGCCCGCCAGATCGGCGACTGCGACCTCCTTGTCGAGGTCTGCAATGGCATGCCCTACCTCGCCCCCCTCTGGCACGACGGACCCACCCTCTGCCTGGTCAACCACGTCCACTCCGACCTCTGGCAACTGCGCTACCCCGGCCCCCTCGCCCCCCTCGGCCGCCGCCTGGAACACTGGGCCCTGGCCGGCGCACACCGCCGCAACCTCACCGTCGCCATGTCCGGCTCCACCGCCACCGCCCTGCACGCCATCGGCGTCGACCCCGACCGCATCAGAATCGTCCACAGCGGCGTCGAAGAACCCGGACCCCTCCTGCCCAAATCACCCCAGCCCCTCTTCGTAGCCGTCGGACGACTCGTCGAATACAAACGCATCGACCTCCTCCTCAGACTCTGGAACCTGGTCCGCCCCGTCACCGGCGGACGCCTGGTCATCATCGGCGACGGACCCGAACGCACCCGCCTGCAAGCCATGGCCGGCGACGGCGTCGTCTTCACCGGACGCGTCTCCGAACAGACCAAACACCGCCTCCTGTGCCAGGCCTGGCTCCTGCTCCACCCCTCCCTCGTCGAAGGCTGGGGCCTGGTCATCACCGAAGCCGCCGCCCGCCACACCCCCGCCATCGGCTTCGACATACCCGGCCTGCGCGACTCCATCACCCACCAGATCACCGGCCACCTCGCCGACGGCGAATCATCCTTCGCCGCCGCCTGGTGCACCCTCACCCTCAACCACCACCACCGCACCACCCTCGGCCACACCGCAGCCCAACACGCCACCCGCTACCGCTGGCACCGCACCGTACGCCACTTCCGCACCGCCGCCACCGAGGCCTACCACACCCACACCACGCCAGACAGGTAG
- a CDS encoding SGNH/GDSL hydrolase family protein, which yields MPDIHRHTCRVRATIVMTAVLTGLLVATGCDEAGGVAEPAPRGPATKPTAQWDTSPDSIASLGDSITRGFNACKAMTDCPEASWATGTDPKVRSVAQRLLRNPERSSWNFAKTGATMADLPRQVTAATAERPQLVTVLIGANDACRDSIDLMTPVSKFRSHFKAALKQLRETLPTTQVYVPSIPDLKRLWSQGRHTASAKRVWKLGICESMLSKPDDVSKAAKQRRQRVYDRVADYNTALRRVCSEDPLCRYDGGEVFDYRFTVKHLSRLDFFHPDKDGQERLAEVAYRHITAEKPVGYRSPRLPAS from the coding sequence ATGCCGGACATCCACCGGCACACATGCCGCGTCCGGGCCACCATCGTGATGACGGCCGTCCTCACAGGGCTCCTCGTTGCCACTGGTTGCGACGAAGCCGGTGGTGTCGCCGAGCCTGCTCCCCGAGGACCGGCCACCAAGCCCACCGCTCAGTGGGACACGAGTCCCGACTCGATCGCATCGCTGGGCGATTCCATCACACGTGGCTTCAACGCCTGCAAGGCCATGACTGACTGCCCCGAGGCGTCGTGGGCGACTGGCACGGACCCGAAGGTCCGGAGTGTGGCCCAGCGGCTGCTCAGGAACCCTGAGCGGAGCAGCTGGAACTTTGCGAAGACCGGAGCAACGATGGCCGACCTGCCCCGGCAGGTCACGGCTGCCACAGCTGAACGACCGCAGTTGGTGACGGTGCTCATCGGTGCGAACGACGCATGTCGGGACAGCATTGACTTGATGACCCCGGTGTCCAAGTTCCGTTCCCACTTCAAGGCGGCCCTGAAGCAACTGAGGGAAACCCTGCCCACGACCCAGGTGTACGTGCCGAGCATCCCGGATCTCAAACGGCTGTGGTCTCAAGGCCGGCACACCGCTTCCGCCAAGCGCGTGTGGAAGTTGGGTATCTGCGAATCGATGCTGAGCAAGCCGGACGATGTCAGCAAGGCAGCGAAGCAGCGACGACAGCGCGTGTACGACCGGGTGGCGGACTACAACACAGCATTGCGCAGAGTCTGCAGTGAGGACCCGTTGTGCCGGTACGACGGCGGCGAGGTCTTCGACTACCGCTTCACGGTCAAGCACTTGAGCCGGTTGGACTTCTTCCATCCCGACAAGGACGGGCAGGAGCGGCTGGCGGAGGTCGCATACCGGCACATCACGGCCGAAAAACCGGTGGGTTACCGCTCGCCGCGCCTGCCGGCTTCGTAG
- a CDS encoding glycosyltransferase family 4 protein yields MPQDLPSPRAGTTGSVPAAVPARGSLAASGEPALRVPRRIVFLARRDLANPAAGGSELLVDRLAQGLTASGHEVTLLCGGPAAHRDYRVVSAGGDLTHFLRARRAFARQIGDCDLLVEVCNGMPYLAPLWHDGPTLCLVNHVHSDLWQLRYPGPLAPLGRRLEHWALAGAHRRNLTVAMSGSTATALHAIGVDPDRIRIVHSGVEEPGPLLPKSPQPLFVAVGRLVEYKRIDLLLRLWNLVRPVTGGRLVIIGDGPERTRLQAMAGDGVVFTGRVSEQTKHRLLCQAWLLLHPSLVEGWGLVITEAAARHTPAIGFDIPGLRDSITHQITGHLADGESSFAAAWCTLTLNHHHRTTLGHTAAQHATRYRWHRTVRHFRTAATEAYHTHTTRTASTDNAVSNPQSTP; encoded by the coding sequence ATGCCCCAGGACTTACCTTCGCCGCGTGCCGGGACGACCGGTAGTGTTCCGGCTGCCGTCCCTGCCCGTGGCTCACTGGCCGCGTCGGGTGAACCCGCCCTGCGGGTACCCCGGCGGATCGTGTTCCTGGCCCGCCGGGACCTGGCGAACCCCGCCGCCGGGGGCTCCGAACTGCTCGTGGACCGGCTGGCCCAGGGACTGACCGCCAGCGGCCACGAGGTCACCCTGCTGTGCGGGGGACCAGCCGCACACCGCGACTACCGGGTCGTGTCCGCCGGCGGTGACCTCACCCACTTCCTGCGCGCCCGACGCGCCTTCGCCCGCCAGATCGGCGACTGCGACCTCCTTGTCGAGGTCTGCAATGGCATGCCCTACCTCGCCCCCCTCTGGCACGACGGACCCACCCTCTGCCTGGTCAACCACGTCCACTCCGACCTCTGGCAACTGCGCTACCCCGGCCCCCTCGCCCCCCTCGGCCGCCGCCTGGAACACTGGGCCCTGGCCGGCGCACACCGCCGCAACCTCACCGTCGCCATGTCCGGCTCCACCGCCACCGCCCTGCACGCCATCGGCGTCGACCCCGACCGCATCAGAATCGTCCACAGCGGCGTCGAAGAACCCGGACCCCTCCTGCCCAAATCACCCCAGCCCCTCTTCGTAGCCGTCGGACGACTCGTCGAATACAAACGCATCGACCTCCTCCTCAGACTCTGGAACCTGGTCCGCCCCGTCACCGGCGGACGCCTGGTCATCATCGGCGACGGACCCGAACGCACCCGCCTGCAAGCCATGGCCGGCGACGGCGTCGTCTTCACCGGACGCGTCTCCGAACAGACCAAACACCGCCTCCTGTGCCAGGCCTGGCTCCTGCTCCACCCCTCCCTCGTCGAAGGCTGGGGCCTGGTCATCACCGAAGCCGCCGCCCGCCACACCCCCGCCATCGGCTTCGACATACCCGGCCTGCGCGACTCCATCACCCACCAGATCACCGGCCACCTCGCCGACGGCGAATCATCCTTCGCCGCCGCCTGGTGCACCCTCACCCTCAACCACCACCACCGCACCACCCTCGGCCACACCGCAGCCCAACACGCCACCCGCTACCGCTGGCACCGCACCGTACGCCACTTCCGCACCGCCGCCACCGAGGCCTACCACACCCACACCACCAGGACCGCCAGCACGGACAACGCCGTCAGCAACCCCCAGAGCACACCATGA
- a CDS encoding helix-turn-helix domain-containing protein: MTAITPPAWKDVPRLRVQRFAELALDEVPRLAEAILDEIRREYPDLPQVLDDSGKPVALIGVRRALKHFIEHLTSGDARPGAQPEIFQDCAREGGTQGLTLDALAISRPGVRLAWRRLAEIGQSVEIPPPAMYELVESGFEYLDGLVAQSVRGNAEAFARRVGERLRLQHRLMELLFTEHQRTDAIAEHAARIGWRLPSQVAVGVLLRPAREAVTPVVGHDVLLDMEWEQPRMVVPDPDAAGRAELLRRAMPGWAGAIGPTVPLAEAAKSLHWATTAVQLIGRGLLPSGQLLHCAEHTEALVLLPPEELLTDLARRRLSPLAACGPTRSRRLAETLLAWLETRGGAPEIADRLGVHPQTVRYRLRQIRELWGDEMEDPDRRFELKLVLRSQQLRGELGMIGPSGSSA, from the coding sequence GTGACCGCGATCACACCGCCGGCCTGGAAGGACGTACCGCGCCTGAGAGTGCAGCGGTTCGCCGAACTTGCCCTGGACGAGGTGCCCCGGCTGGCTGAGGCGATCCTGGACGAGATCCGCCGTGAGTATCCCGACCTTCCGCAGGTCCTCGATGACTCGGGGAAACCGGTCGCCCTGATCGGCGTGAGACGGGCACTCAAGCACTTCATCGAGCACCTGACTTCGGGCGACGCCCGGCCTGGCGCACAGCCCGAGATCTTCCAGGATTGCGCACGCGAGGGGGGCACACAGGGACTCACTCTGGACGCCCTGGCCATCTCCCGGCCCGGAGTGCGGCTGGCCTGGCGCCGCCTCGCTGAAATCGGGCAGAGCGTTGAGATACCGCCACCGGCGATGTACGAGCTCGTCGAGTCCGGCTTCGAGTACCTCGACGGACTGGTGGCACAGTCCGTACGCGGAAACGCGGAGGCCTTCGCCCGGCGGGTTGGTGAGCGCCTGCGACTCCAACACCGACTCATGGAGCTGCTGTTCACCGAGCACCAGCGCACCGATGCCATTGCCGAGCACGCCGCTCGCATCGGTTGGCGACTGCCGTCCCAGGTCGCTGTCGGGGTGCTTCTGCGCCCGGCGCGCGAAGCGGTCACCCCGGTGGTCGGGCACGACGTCCTCCTGGACATGGAGTGGGAGCAGCCGCGCATGGTGGTTCCCGATCCCGACGCCGCGGGCCGGGCCGAACTGCTGCGCCGTGCCATGCCCGGCTGGGCGGGAGCAATCGGGCCGACTGTGCCGCTTGCCGAGGCTGCCAAATCGCTGCACTGGGCGACTACGGCCGTACAACTCATCGGCCGCGGACTGCTGCCCTCTGGGCAGTTACTGCACTGCGCCGAGCACACCGAGGCGCTGGTCCTCCTTCCCCCCGAGGAACTGCTGACGGACCTGGCCCGACGTCGCTTGTCACCCCTTGCGGCATGCGGGCCAACGCGCAGCCGTCGACTCGCGGAGACACTGCTGGCCTGGCTGGAGACACGCGGCGGGGCGCCCGAGATCGCCGACCGGCTCGGAGTCCACCCGCAGACCGTCCGCTACCGGCTCCGGCAGATCCGCGAGTTATGGGGAGACGAGATGGAAGACCCAGATCGTCGGTTCGAGTTGAAGTTGGTGCTGCGGTCTCAGCAGTTGCGCGGGGAACTCGGGATGATCGGGCCCTCCGGGTCTTCTGCGTGA
- a CDS encoding DUF3068 domain-containing protein produces the protein MRKLPSPMSLVLLGVGSFLLVLAPLLAWYVEPRVKLMPINTDVTTALTGTGSYFDQNSVSVKKNQKITVTQRALGDVADSERTGYAVIDMSSTVDTPETLRLKDPRKSLEWSRERFVVDRSTNRPVHCCGEKPYHQGEAYVKFPFDVQERDYRWWDGTLRGTVLLRFAGIKKIQGHEGYRFTGTVEPTKRGTRQVPGALVGLPKQKQVIAEEWYANAGIELTVDQRTGQIMNVKTAPEVTLRAPGSKYDAVTLLRSGGLEMPPAMQREQVEFAAKNSRALELVAETAPKAGGLVGSILAFVGGVWVVRGSVSGGRHSRGG, from the coding sequence ATGCGTAAATTGCCCTCACCGATGTCCTTAGTCCTGCTGGGAGTCGGCTCGTTTTTGCTGGTTCTCGCGCCGTTGCTCGCCTGGTACGTGGAGCCGCGCGTCAAGCTAATGCCGATCAATACCGACGTCACAACCGCCCTGACCGGCACAGGCAGCTACTTCGACCAGAACTCCGTGTCCGTCAAGAAGAATCAGAAGATCACTGTCACGCAGCGGGCGTTGGGCGACGTGGCCGACAGCGAGCGCACGGGCTATGCCGTCATCGACATGTCATCGACCGTCGACACACCCGAGACTCTGCGGCTGAAGGACCCGCGCAAATCGCTGGAGTGGTCCCGGGAGCGTTTCGTCGTCGACCGCTCGACGAACCGACCGGTGCACTGCTGCGGGGAGAAGCCGTACCACCAAGGGGAGGCGTACGTGAAGTTCCCCTTTGACGTGCAAGAGCGCGACTACCGCTGGTGGGACGGTACTCTTCGCGGCACCGTCCTGCTCCGCTTCGCGGGCATCAAGAAGATCCAGGGTCACGAGGGATACCGCTTCACCGGGACAGTTGAGCCCACGAAGCGGGGGACCCGGCAGGTGCCGGGGGCGCTGGTAGGGCTGCCCAAGCAGAAGCAGGTGATCGCCGAGGAGTGGTACGCCAATGCCGGCATCGAGCTCACCGTCGACCAACGCACCGGCCAGATCATGAATGTGAAGACCGCACCAGAAGTGACGCTGCGGGCACCGGGTTCCAAGTACGACGCGGTGACCCTGCTTCGGAGTGGCGGACTGGAGATGCCCCCCGCCATGCAGCGCGAGCAGGTCGAATTCGCTGCCAAGAACAGCCGCGCTCTGGAGCTCGTTGCCGAGACAGCACCAAAGGCAGGAGGCCTAGTGGGCTCGATACTCGCGTTTGTGGGTGGTGTGTGGGTGGTTCGGGGGAGTGTTTCGGGTGGGCGTCATTCGCGGGGAGGGTGA